From a single Ailuropoda melanoleuca isolate Jingjing chromosome 12, ASM200744v2, whole genome shotgun sequence genomic region:
- the UBE2S gene encoding ubiquitin-conjugating enzyme E2 S has protein sequence MNSNVENLPPHIIRLVYKEVTTLTADPPDGIKVFPNEEDLTDLQVTIEGPEGTPYAGGLFRMKLLLGKDFPASPPKGYFLTKIFHPNVGANGEICVNVLKRDWTAELGIRHVLLTIKCLLIHPNPESALNEEAGRLLLENYEEYAARARLLTEIHGGASGPSGGSAEAGRALASGGAAPSTDPMAPGGAGGADGPMAKKHAGERDKKLAAKKKTDKKRALRRL, from the exons ATG aACTCCAATGTGGAGAACCTGCCCCCCCACATCATTCGCCTGGTGTATAAGGAGGTGACAACACTGACTGCTGACCCGCCTGATGGCATCAAGGTCTTTCCCAATGAGGAAGACCTCACTGACCTGCAGGTCACCATTGAGGGCCCTG AGGGGACCCCTTATGCCGGAGGCCTGTTCCGTATGAAACTCCTGCTGGGGAAGGActttcctgcctccccacccaagGGCTACTTCCTGACCAAGATTTTCCACCCCAACGTGGGCGCCAATGGTGAGATATGTGTCAACGTGCTCAAGAGGGACTGGACGGCTGAGCTGGGCATCCGGCATGTGCTGCTG ACCATCAAGTGCCTGCTGATCCACCCTAACCCCGAGTCCGCCCTCAATGAGGAGGCGGGCCGCCTGCTCTTGGAGAATTACGAGGAGTACGCCGCCCGCGCCCGCCTCCTCACAGAGATCCACGGGGGCGCCAGCGGGCCCAGCGGCGGGAGCGCCGAGGCTGGCAGGGCCCTGGCCAGTGGGGGTGCGGCCCCCTCCACTGACCCCATGGCGCCTGGGGGTGCAGGAGGGGCCGACGGTCCCATGGCCAAGAAGCATGCGGGGGAGCGGGATAAGAAGCTGGCAGCCAAGAAAAAGACGGACAAGAAGCGGGCGCTGCGGCGACTGTAG